In Dermacentor silvarum isolate Dsil-2018 chromosome 10, BIME_Dsil_1.4, whole genome shotgun sequence, the genomic stretch GCCGCCTTGTGTTTAGTTCCATGCATCCATCGCATTTGTATGCCGCAACATCGATGCGACGGTCCGCGGGGGCGCGCCGTGATCATCGATTCTCGGCTGCAGCCAGCTTCACTTTCCGGTCTCGTATGCAGGTTTTTCCTTTGTGTCTTTTACCTCCGCGGCACGAATTCTAGAAGTGTACGCTCTCGCTTAAATCGGGTCGACGGCCCGCTATGAGTCAAAACAGTGGAAACGGTTGCTAGGCGACCACCGGTCACGTGTGCGTGTTCGCAGTCGTGTCGCGCCGACAAAAGTTGCGGCAACGCGCTTGTACGGCACCGAGCGCCGTTTCGCAGCAGCTCACGTCTGCGTCAAATTGATCGCTTCGGCCGAGCGCTCTCCTGCAAAGCCCATCTCTTCTTCGCCGGGTGCTTCAGATGCCCGGGACATACACGCCTGCTTCTTTTCCCTTGGCATTCACGTAGCGCTGCTGGCGTCGGTTTGGGGGGCGTCCATCAAAACCTGTCCATCACTCTACTCAGTGTGCCGTCCTAATTTGATCGCTTCCTCCAGAGTACTGCCGTGCTGCTGGATCGACAGACGACACAGAGGCAGCGTCTGCTCTTCTGCAACTTCGTCGCGTCGTTCGCCTGCTAACTGCCGCCTGTTCGCGCTGTTGTCGGAAGCGGAATAACGAAACAagaaccaaataaaaaaaaaaattcccgctACTATCCTGGCTGCGGATTTGAGTTGACGACGCCGCGGACTGTGACCAATGGGCGGCGCGAACCGGTCTCCCCTTATGCGACGCGTTGCACCCCCCCACAAGCCGCGTGACGTCACGCAATTCTCTCTCCGAAAGCGGGCCAATCGTGACTCTCGACGCTGGCGCCGCACCGCGGCTCGCATCGTGAGCGCCGCCGGCCGTGCGCCGCACGTGGGAGTAGGTGTACTTGTATTGCGCGCGGCACGCGGAGCGTGCGCCGCGCGTCATTGGAGATTTTGGTTTCGAATGCGCAGTACGTGATGGTGTTACAGGAAGCCGCCGGACTTGAGTTTCGCTACAAGCACCTTTCCGGTATCTGTGCAATCCCGTCGTTGTCGGCAGCAGGTGTGGGCGGTCCCGTGGCCAGGCTAATCAACGTATCGGCCAGGTACTGTTTCGCTAGCCGCAGCGGTTTCGTCTGTCCCCGAGTTTTTCCTGCCCGTCGTCTGCCGGCGTCTTCCCGCCACTGTCGTCTGCTAAGTTGCACCGCAAGCAGACGTCGCCCGTCGAGAGGAAGGAGCAACACGCTTCGCCCGCTGCTGCCTCTTCGCAAACCAGGTAAGCGATGCGTGTAGCGGATGAAAAAAAGACGATCGTTGCCCGATAGGCCGCCCTTCTCAGCACTGGCGCCCCTCTTCCTCTAATTCCGATGCGGCACACATCGTGTTACGCGTTCATTAAGCCGGCGGCGCGCATCAGTCGACGCGAAGTCAGCTGCCGCCGCGCGCTATCTCATGTATTATGCGCGCCGTCTGCTTCGTTCGGGCCGAAAGCTGGGAACTTCGTAGAGGGGAAAAAACAGTGGGCGACGTAAATTAAACAAGAGACAAACAAAGAAATGGCCGATAAAGCGAGTAAAATTGCCCGGATGTCCGGCCGACCGCCTCCCTCCACGCCACCTGGTTTTTGGAGCGCCGTGCCGAGAGTTGTCTGTTCGGGGGGCCCCCCTTTCGAGCAGTTTGTGCTTGCTTGTTGCCGGCGTGTGAGCATGGCGACAGTGGCACAAACAGCGCGCGCGCGTAGCAGACGAACAACTGCCCCCGATGCAGACGACAGAGCGCGTATAGCAGACGAACAACAGCTTTGCCTTGCTGCATGCGGCAGACGTTTCGCATCAGTGCCGCCTTTGGCGGTTGAGAGAGCCGCTTTTGTTTCTCTTGGCTTTTCTTTTGTCATTCGCGCCCCGTCTCCTGTGGGGAGAGGGTGTGTCGCTTAACGCGGCGACGTCCCCACGACCGTGCGTTAGCGGAAGCGCGTACAAAGCGGAGTTGCGCTCTAAGCCGTGACGGAGCAAGATAATGCGGACACCACCGAAGAGAACGCAGGTAACACACTTCTGCCGCCGCTGCCGacggggggaggggaaggggggggtcGGCAGTCATGAAAGCGTAATGGATGTGTCAGCGACCCCGTCGTATACCCGGCCATTACAGGGTACGCGTCGACATTGGCTCCGTAATATGTGCCTCCTCTcccatctttctctctctctctcttcgtgtcGTATCGTTCGCCGAAGCTCGCTTACCTGCACGACTTCGAATGTAGCCAGTGTCACAAACCTCAGCCGCTTAATTGTTCTTCGGAATGCTCATGCTTCGCCTGACCTGTCCTTAACGTCGTAATATACGTGAAAGTCTAGATAGTAAAACGTATAACATGGATTCGCATTGCGCAGTTGGAACTCGAGTATACAATCGGACAGGTAGCGGACATTGATGCTTCCACAGGAATAATTATTAATATAGCTTCGACGAACCTACGAGCCGAACAGTCAATGGCAGCACGCTGTTATGATTGATGCGGCTTTTAATGCGAACTTCCGTACACCGGGACTGCATGCGTATACCTCGCACACGACGTCATGATTGACGATCGACGTAAAATGAGGTACGATATCGAAACGCACTGTCGAATACTGCACGCGATCAGGCACACCTACCAGCGCCTTGAGCAAAGCTCGTGCGGTTGGTTTTCTGGAGTCAACAAGTATGTACAAAAAAGCGCGCGCTCTTTTGCGGCCATGCATGTATGCGACGAGTGGCGGCGGTGCGACTCTTCAAAGCCAGTGCTCGCAAGCACACCCTTATTAaccggttttctttcttttttttttctttttctttgtctcaTAATGCTAGCCTCTCTCCCACCGCTCCACTCTCCGATTGCGGGGccgttctgattttttttttctatctttttgtACTTGCTCATTGTACCGACGCCGGCAGCTACAGCGAGTCTTGGAGGAAAGAAAAGGCGTTCTACGGCCGTCTGCAATCAAATTCGCATCAGCGGACTGACTCGTGAACGAGTAGTTTCGTTTCATCCTCTCAGGCCTGGCCTCCTTTCCCGCCATTTCTgcgtctttcttcttcttctgcttacTCCTTCCtacttgtctttttctttcttcaaaaACGTCCCGTATCCGCGTGATTCCCAGTGCGaagcattatttttctttttcttgtctgCATCATCACGACgctgacgattttttttttcttctcgtctgCTAGATCTGTTTTTCTGGCTCGCAGCGCCGTCTGCTACTTGCTGGTCGTCTGCTTCCTTCCCCCCGTTGCAGTTCGTTTTTCTCCATATCACCATTTGGCTCCATTTTGGCGGCTTTTATATTTGGCTATATATTCACGAAGTTTTGCCGCTGCATTCTCTTCGCAGACGCGTTGTACTTTAAGATTTTGCGGAATGCCGACCTTTATATAAGATTCTGCTTTCTCGGTTCTATATCCTCCCTCCTcgcccttttttttctcttcattttatttgtttaaatttttgtttcttttacttTCGTCTTCCGTAAGCGTAATTTTCCCCTATCCGGTTGAGAGTCGCTCGATGGAGCCGCTCGGCTGAGGCGTTTACGCATACCTCGCGGGGCGTAATAACAATCGAGTGTGCGTATCGTGACGTGGCTGCGGAACCATGCGCTCAAAGAGAGTGGAAAGCTGAGGGGGAAGTAGCAGGTCGCTGGCGCCTGACTGAGGCCGGTTGTTGGAACAACGACGGGAAAGTATACCTGTAGCGGCGAGCGAACCAGgtaaaagaaacgaaacaaacgaaaaaaaaaaaaaaacaagagcggCGGCGCTAGGCACGCtcgccccctcccctcctcccctaCAACAATGGCGGCCCTCATCAAAAGCAGACGAACCAGTCAAACAGAACGGAACGTCGCTCTTGACGCCCGCCAGCTCGCCGCAGGCGCGCTGTAGTCGCattctctttttgttttgtttttcttccccGTAGTTTTCTTTCCCCGTAGTTTTTGCTTCCTCGTTGTTCGACGTTTCATTCCATCGCTTTTATTTCTCACGAATACCGCTCGTCCTTGCTCGGCGTGCGTTACGTTGTGCCTGTTTCGATGTGACGCAAACGTTGCCcgtatttttattattttctgtcGTCGCAATGACGCGCATGTGTGAACAACCGCTcggccgtccgtccgtccgtcgtccgatTGTTCCACGCGCGTCACCGTCTCCCCGCGCCCTGCAGGAGCTGGagcaatagcagcagcagcaggcccAAGTGTCATTTCGTCTGCTACAATTTGAGCAGACGACGTCGTCGACAGAATCGCACCAGACGACGCGGCAGCACAAACAGACGACGCGACGCGAAAGTTGCACGCAACCCCCACGTTTTGGAGGCCCGTCAAACGGTCCGACAGAGGGCCCCGCGTGCGGACAGTAgaaaggttcagcggcgcgcaacggtggctgcgctgtgtagacgagctgcgtgtctgatagtatcgcttgcctctgattgtatctttgaagtgcgcgttataataccgttctgagcagtgtaggccaagccagaatgaggaacttgttgttgtcgtctagtcagaaaaaacgaaatgctgaagtaaattttctagcttggcgattggtcacatttattggtacaaatgcggcgctccagcccattgcattaaatacgtagatgcatttctTTCCATGCATAacacaatactgcagtggttttatacggtatatggaaacgtgtttacgtgaaaTTTAGTAATTTCttatgtttcaatttcgagaaatctagctattatgtttattgctgcctcagttacggtatttaagttgttacgagacgaattgtgttggtaagtgcacatggttcactgtttggttccaataaataaagcaatacgtcttgggctacattcaagaatatatttaaaatacaagaaacgctctcataactttaGTCAGCAgatgcaccaacataaatagcctagcgcgcCAGCAACGTctcaacgttggtccaccacatcataacattattcacagcacacgcctccgcttcaggtgattcctcttctccctgttgctttcgcgcccCATGTTCTtgtccttgacaagaaagtaaaggagcATAATTGAATAGAATTTCACATCTTTTgttagctctttcttgtgccgctcacagccgatatttggaggattcagctgcagaaaggatgcaaagtcggcgatactgttccttcgtaactcatatttaaactgaagcacagcttgaaggcgttttcgagcgatgctaccagttttttagtgcttcagaagggagcaacagccctgacctactcattctgttgaattcagtaatgtccctgagcaatcgcagcacttggttctttgcaggaactttcttgctacatagcctgctatatagaatataagcatcgagtcacttttcttttccctgtagcagcgcagcgctgctcgatgtcgcaggcgctgagcacctcatgtgcggcttgcaaatttccaatgtcgaggagctcatcgacgtacgcttttcggtgtacggcttgctcataaacttcgccgatactgagcaagctactgagcagcccggggcgaacatttccgctgtcagacagcggaacaattccgctgtctttctcacaaatttagagcccgacttgcagtttggagcgaagcagtgggtctccttggtggtcttctttggtggagcaacgccgccgctaatctcgccggtcatctttcctacctggaacattccacatcgcttaggaacttacaaacagtacgagagatgcggagctcttcacctttgaaactgacacgaacagatgacatacaactattccaatacgggctttattttttttgctcgccgccagtccgccagccccctgtagcagacgacgcgcgccgctgaacctttGGGCACTTCGCGAAGGACGGTGACGTCATCGCGTTGCGTCACGACGAGCTGCCACCTTTCGGCAGGAGGGCGTGGTTGACGTTTGGAACGCTATAGTTTTATGCCTATCTGCTGGCTGGGGCGCGTTCGCTCTTGTTGGGTtccttttgtttactttttctttcTGCTCCGTGTGTTGTTTCTCGAAATTGCCCTTGTACCGCATCCACAGCAAGCTTTGCCCGCTCGCATCGCCCCCCTTTCTACGCGCGGTTCAGCGGCGGTTCAACCGCCCTTCAGGGGTTGCTGTTACACGGCGGCGCAAACCACTCGTCGCTTGTTTTTTGTGGCTTAGTAGTTTATGGCGTGTTCGCGCGCGTACGTCAGGTTCTGCCGCACTTCCTTCTTTCGGCGTTGTTTTCTGCGcattctctctctccccctctcgtCTCTGTCTTGTGCGTGCTTACGTCCCCTGCGGCCAGAGCGCGCGCGGTCGGCTTTTTTCACCTGGCTTCTCGCTTCGGAGTTGCTGCGTGTGTTTTTTTGCCCTCTCGGCTGTACTGCTGACTTATCGGTCCGCAGAACCGAACGGAGCGGCTGCGTCGGCCCGAGGCAAACAGCTTccgtttctctttttctttcttatttctttctttctttctttctcatttttgttTTGCCCCTGAATACACGCCCGGTGCGCTGTCCCGTCGGGTTCCGTCCAGAGGGAAAAACGCTATATACCTTGTAGGCCGGTTTTTTCTCGTGTGATTCTCGGGGCTTCGTGTATAACTTCACTGCGGGCCGCGCGCAGTTGCGTCAGCGAGCACGACACTCGAGAGCGGTGGTGGCCCGCCTCGGGGACGTTTCGGCAAGGGAGAGCAGGAAAGGTGACGGAAGcaagagggagggagagagaacCTCCGAGCGAGCGGTGATGACCGCTCCTCCGTGTGAGCACTACGCGGAGGTCGAGTGAAAGCATTGaggaaaaacaagcaaacaaacaaaaaattagaagagggggggggggggagggggggttgcaGCGGACTCGGGTGGGAACGACGCCCGAGAAGGAGTTGCGCCTTGCGGAGCCACAACTGACGAACTCTGCGCAGTATTGTGGAGCTTAAGAGTCAGTTTGCGTGGTGACGGACTCCTCTGGTCGAGGTTTTTTTACGCTGGTAGCTGTCGTGGGTGTGCCCTTGGCTATAACTTGCGTGTGTCCGCGGTCATCGGCGTCCGCCTTATCGCGTTAAGCACATGGATTTTCCCACCGGCTCGTAAAGGGTCTACCGGAGAATACTGTCGAAAGATTTTGGTTTGATTTATTGTTTGCCTATTGATACGGTTTAACTGGCCGCATTTCATAACGATGTATGTTATAGCCCCCTGAAATCTTGTACCGATATATGTTATATCGTCCTGTGACTGTATTTTGTACCGATCGATGCGCGATCCTTCTGGGGCCGTTTTTTGTGCCGATCCATCTTTTATGTATAGCCAGCTGGGTCCGTATTTAGCACCGATTCATGTTCTAGCCATGCTatgatttttaaaaaaatttttttggtACCGATCCATCTTTTATGTATAGCCAGCTGGGTCCGTATTTTGCACCGATCCATGTTCTAGCCATGCTgtgattaaaaaaatttttttttttcgtaccgaTCCATCTTCTATGAATAGTCTCCTGGGTCCGTATTTTGGTCTGTATTTTGAATCGATTTATGCTCTACATATGTATAACCTCCTGTGACCATATGGTAACGATCCATGCTCGATACCCTTCCGAGAGCCGTATCTAATTGTACCGATCGATTTCTCTTTCCTTTCTTATCATTTGTAGAGCCCGACCTTTGTTACCGATCACGGAGATAACGGAGTGGCTCGTATGTCCCTCCGTCGCCGTGGGCCATTAAAGACCCATCGATCATTCAGTCAAtctatatacagtcgaacccggatatatctaATCTGAAGGGGTTCataaaaaagttcgatatataggtaattcgatatataaaatgaaAATGTTATCCAGAAATTTTCTAGGGGGTTTTACAGCTGCTCCACATagacaataattcgttatatgggggtttgttatatccgggttcgactgtagtacaAACGAGTAACACTGCAGTGACGTTAAACTCCGCTGCGTGACGTCACAGCTCCGGTCGCCCGTCGGCGCTGCCAGTTCCGAGAAGCGCGCGTCACTGTTGAGCTCCGCGAGGCGCGTCAGCCGGtcatgtgaattttttttttatttctttgaagAGTTGCTCTTGTACGAGCGTACAATTGCACAATGCGCAAATCACGTGCCTTTTGTCTTACACGTATACGCGTTCGCTTCGTTGCGGCttacctctgcgcatgcgccgcacaGCACCGGTGGCACGCGATATTTCGCAAAGGAAACGAAAGATCCCGGCACCGTGGCCTCGTTCGTCTGGCGCTGCTGAAAAGCTGCAAAAGCGCAGATgcgttctttttattttcatttatttatttatttatctttttaaCTCGACCGGCTTATGTGAAGGTTTGTGACTGAATTTTGTTTGTTTGAAAAcgggtttatttattttttatatttttctttttaccAGATGCTTCCGCTCCGCTTTATTCGTCCGCCGTTTGAAGGGAATAGGAAGTGAAGTAATGTGCATGGGCATGTTATTACATTTAGCGTTTTAGCGCACAAAAAATACATACAGAGGGACAGTGTAATTGTGAGCGTTGGAAGTAGGTACGTTGGCTACGTCTTTTATACTGTCCCTGTGTATTTTTGTGCTCTAAAATGCTAAGCGGGAAGAGGGGGTGCCATAGGTCGTATAAGAAGGTATAGTGCAGAAGTTTGG encodes the following:
- the LOC125940763 gene encoding uncharacterized protein LOC125940763, whose product is MVLQEAAGLEFRYKHLSGICAIPSLSAAGVGGPVARLINVSARYCFASRSGFVCPRVFPARRLPASSRHCRLLSCTASRRRPSRGRSNTLRPLLPLRKPDDTPQPRRLAQAGCASSACGDLLEDVPRDQLR